GTCTGAGCGCGCTTCTGGATTACGCCAAGCAAATCACCGCCGAAAAAGGCCCCAAGTGCATCGCCGTCGCCAAGGCCGACGATCCCGGCCTGTTCGAGGCTATGGAAGACGCCCGCAAGGCCGGCATCGCCAGATTCACCCTCACCGGCGAGCGCGCCAAGATCGAGGCCGCCGCGAAAGCCGCCGGCGCCGATCTGGCCGACTACAACGTGATCGACTGCTCCGCGAGCGAGGCGGAAATGGCGATCAAGGCCGTCACCGAAGTTTCCTCCGGCAAGGCCGACATCTACATGAAGGGACAGTTGCACACCGCCAACTTCCTGCGCGGCATGCTGAACAAGGAAGTGGGCCTGCGCCGCGGCAAGAACACGATCTCCCACTGCTTCTTCCACCACATCAAGGGCTACGACCATCTGTTCTTCGTCACCGACGCCGCGTTCAACATGTATCCCGACGTGGCCCAGAAGGCCGACATCATCCGCAACTCGGTGCAGCTGGCCCATTCCTTCGGCATCGAGTGCCCCAAGGTCGCCTGCCTGGCCGCGGTCGAGGAAGTCAACCCCGACATGCCCGCCACGATCGACGCCGCCGCGCTGACGGCCATGAACAACCGCAAGCAGATCAAGGGCTGCATCGTCGACGGTCCCTTCGCCCTCGACAACGCCGTCAGCGAAAAGTCCGCCCAGATCAAGAGCATCGACTCGCCCGTGGCCGGCAAAGCCGACATCCTGCTCGCGCCCGACATCGAGGCCGG
The Pyramidobacter piscolens W5455 DNA segment above includes these coding regions:
- a CDS encoding bifunctional enoyl-CoA hydratase/phosphate acetyltransferase yields the protein MEQLRSLSALLDYAKQITAEKGPKCIAVAKADDPGLFEAMEDARKAGIARFTLTGERAKIEAAAKAAGADLADYNVIDCSASEAEMAIKAVTEVSSGKADIYMKGQLHTANFLRGMLNKEVGLRRGKNTISHCFFHHIKGYDHLFFVTDAAFNMYPDVAQKADIIRNSVQLAHSFGIECPKVACLAAVEEVNPDMPATIDAAALTAMNNRKQIKGCIVDGPFALDNAVSEKSAQIKSIDSPVAGKADILLAPDIEAGNALFKAIVYFSENETAGLIIGAAAPIVLTSRADSPRTKLLSVAAAVVFADSLKK